The window AGTTAAAGCTGCAGCTGCAAAAATTTCTGCTCCAGCACCAAGTCCATTTTCAACTTTAAAACAAAAGGTTGGTTTAACAGATGTAACTTTAGAATACTCAAGACCAAGTATGAAAGGTCGTACAATTTTCGGAGATTTAGTTCCTTATGGAAAAACTTGGAGAACAGGTGCAAACGCTAACACAAAAATTACTTTTTCTACAGATGTAACAATTGGAGAAAAAAATGTAGCTGCAGGAACGTATGCCGTTTATACAAAACCAAATGAAAAATCTTGGGATATAATGTTGTATTCAGATTCTGATAACTGGGGAAATCCTAAAGAATGGGATGCTGCTAAAGTTGTTGCAAGTACAAATGTAGAAGTACAAAAAATGCCAATGAAAATTGAAACGTTTACTGCAACTTTTGACGATTTAACCAATAACAATGGAGTATTAGGTTTACTTTGGGAAGATGTATATGTTGGTATGCCATTTACAGTACCAACTGAGAAATTAGTGATGGCTTCTATTGATGAAGTTATGAAGGGAGAACCAAATGCAAGTGCATTTTATGATGCTGCTGTGTACTATAAAACTGCCGATAAAGATATAAACCAAGCATTAACTTGGGTTGATAAAGCGATAGAAATGACTAAAGAAGATCCTAAGTTTTGGATGTTAAGACAACAATCTTTAATTCATGCAAAAGCTGGTAAAACTGCAACTGCTATTGCAGCTGCAAAACAATCTTTAGAATTAGCTGAAAAAGTAGGAAATGAAGGTTATGTAAAAATGAACAAAGCTTCTTTAGAAGAATGGGGAGCAAAATAATGCTCTTCTCTTTTTAAAAATATTTTAAACTCGCAGGAAACTGCGAGTTTTTTTGTGTCTTTATTTTTATGATTAAGATAAACACCTCTTCTTTTACAGGAAATTTCCTTTCTTAATTTCATTTTTTTAACGCTACCAAACTTGGTACTTACCCTTGTGTCCGAACTACTGTATTCACCTAATTTTGTGACAGTTAAGTAAATATTTAGTATTATTCGTTTTTAACATTCTAAATATTTATTTAGTTAAAACCAAAATATTAATAGTATAAAATTAATTAAAATGAAAAAACTACAAACAATTTTAAAGCAAGATCATTCTAAAAAAACAAAAAAAGAATTGATCGAATTATTAACAGGAATTAATGAAATTGTCGGTGATGATTTTGGGAAAATTACTGGTATTCAATTAAGTGAATTATCTAAAACCAAAAATGATGATTTGGTAGCAATTATAAATTCATTTAAAGAAAATTATGATGTAAAATGGGAAGAAAGTTTTGGAGAAGCTTCAACTAAAATATTAAAAACCATTTTAGCTCAAATAGAAAAAGATGAAAACCAGTTCTCTACCTCAAATGCTTCAGATGCCGATTTTGCTGCTGAACTAGGTAGTATCGATTTTGAAAACTTAATTGGTGGACCATTGAATGCCTGTGTTACAGCCCAAGCTAACGCATCTATGTCTACAGTTAACTTTATAAAAGAGGTTGGTTTTGAAGACGATGGGACTCTTCGAATGGTTGATTTTTCATACACAAAAACGGTACCTAATGATGATGGAACAGGAACTACAACTGAAGATATATCATTAATTGTTCCTTTTGTATCTGTATTAAATATACCTAGTTTAAGAATAGAAACTTGTGAAGTAGATTTTAATGTTAAGTTAAATTCTGTTTACACAAAAGACGTAAGTAGCGAGTTTGGTATTGATGCAGATGTTAGTGGTGGTTGGGGACCTGTAAAATTTAAAGTTTCTGCTTCATACAAAAGATCTTCTAGCACAGGTGTAAAAGTAGAAAAAGAATATACAATGGGTGTAAAAGTTGTTGCGACTAACGATCAAATGCCTGGTGGATTAGAAAAAGTTTTAGGAATTTTATCTGAATAAAATTATGATAAAGCTATCTGATTACATGGACTATCTCAACGAAGAGATAGTCCTTGCTAGAAAAAAAGCAGACGAACAAGCAATACTAATTGCTAAAGAGTATGCTAAAGATCCGTATCTAAAATATTTTAGAGTACCTAGATTTACAATGCCTTCAGTTAAATTAAATATTCCTATTAAAATTTCTGAATTAAACTCGCAAACAAAGTATAACTTTAAAATGGACGATGATGCTTTTATAAGCGAAGTAAATGACAAAATAGCCATAATAAATAAAGAAAAGAGTTTAAAAATAAACCCAATAAATAAGGAAACACTTAAAGCAGACGACTTTAAAAAAGTAGTTACAAAACTAGAAAAGGTAGATTATAGTTACGTTAAAAAGTTAGATGATAATTTAACCAAAGTAGATATTAAAGTACCTATAAAAAACATTGTTAAAAAACAAGGTTTTAGTGTTGCCAACAAAGAGCTAGAAAGTGAAGAAATGGCTACAATTTTAAAAGATGCTTTTAAAAATAGATACACACCAGTTTCTGCTAAGCTAGATGATATTTACTTCGATCCAAATACCAGTAATGAAACCGATAAAGGCAAAATTTTACTTACGTTAAATGTAGAAATGGTTGAAGAAGGGATTAGGATACATAATGCAACTGATGAAAAAGGAAATAAAATTGAAGAAATAATTTTTGAATAATGAACGTATTAATTCATTTTAAAAAACAACAATTAGAAACTTTTATAAAACTACTTATTCTTGAGAATGAAAAGTTTATAAAAAAGGATTTTAATCTAGACAAATCATTAATGAAATTACTTAATGATGTTCAAGAATATTATAGGAGAATTGGAGAAAGTACAGAAGAAGGAAACGTCAGTCAATTAAAAACACACTTAGATATTGCTGTTTCTGGAATAGATCCGGTAAAATTAGAAAGAGTTAAAACTAGAAGAAGAGATATTGTAAAAATTGCTTGTTACCATTGTTTATCTAGTTTAAACCAAACTTTAGAGAATTCACTCGTTCTAGTAAAAAACATTATTAATGAAGCTACAGAAAACATTAACCAAGTGCTTTTATCTGCATATCAAGCCAAATTAATTACAGATGCAATTATTAAAAAAGCAGATACAATAGACAAATGCACTTCTTTATGGGAAAAACTAAAAGAAAATGAGCAAATATTACTTTTAGATAAGAAATTAAAACTAACCATTTTACAACAAGATATAAGCATAATTTTAGATCAAGCTTTATCTAAACTTAAAAATTAAACCACCATGAAAACTACTAATAAACCTAAAAAATATATCATTCAATTAAAGGACGATAGCAAAAGTAGTCTTACAAAAGCTGCGAAAGAATTAAGTTTAAAAATTACGTCATCCTCAGAATTAAGTTCTAAAGTAAGAGCGCAAGATGTATTAGATTCAGGTAACGGATTGTTTCTTAAAAATTTAGGATTAGCAATTGTTGAAGACTATGAAGTAGAGAAACTTCATCATTTAACAAACGCATCATCTAACCCAATAATTTACTGGGAAAAAGAAAGGAAATTTAAACCTGTTACAGAGTTAGATTTATTAGATGAAATGAAAATTAATATCAATAATATGTCTGAGAAAATAGCGCAATTAAAAGAATTAATTGAAGCTAATAATAGACTCAACATCAATAAGAATTTAACTTGGGGTTTAAATGCAGTTGGAATTGAATTAAGTAATTATACCGGTAAAGGAATAGATATTGCTATTTTAGATACTGGTTTCTATAAAGATCATCCAGACTTTGTTGGAAGAAATATTTCTGGAAAATCTTTTGTTCCTGGAGAAAAATGGTATTTAGATGGACATGGACATGGAACTCATTGTACAGGAACTGCTGCAGGAAGCATTTCCCTAGTAGATAATAAACGATATGGTGTTGCTCATGAAGCAAATATTGTTATTGGTAAAGTTTTAAGCGATTCCGGAAGTGGTTCTACCAGTGGTATTATTGATGCTATTGATAATAGTTTAGAAAAAGGACATAATATTATATCAATGTCTTTAGGCTCTTCAGTAAAAATTGGGGAAAAACCTTCACCAATTTTTGAACAAGTTGGAAGAAAAGCTTTAGAAAAAAACACATTAATAATTGCAGCAGCCGGTAACGACAGCAACAGACCAAGCTTACCAAAACCAGTTAGCAGTCCTGCAAATGCAGAATCTATAATGGCTGTTGCGGCTTTAGATGAAGCGTTAAAAGTAGCTAACTTTTCTAACGGAGGAATTAATGCAAGTAATGGAGGAAGAGTAGATATTTCTGCTCCTGGTGTAGATATATTTAGTTCATATTCAAAAAATGGTTCTCAAAATAAATTATACACAACTATGAGTGGCACAAGTATGGCAACACCACATGTTGCAGGTATTGCTGCTTTATACTGGGAAGCATTCCCAAATTTATCGGCGGAAGGTATTTGGCTAAAATTAGAAAAAAGAGCAAA of the Tenacibaculum todarodis genome contains:
- a CDS encoding DUF2911 domain-containing protein, yielding MKKISIKSISILSVFALLLFTNCKNSETKEVAEKEVKEEVKAAAAKISAPAPSPFSTLKQKVGLTDVTLEYSRPSMKGRTIFGDLVPYGKTWRTGANANTKITFSTDVTIGEKNVAAGTYAVYTKPNEKSWDIMLYSDSDNWGNPKEWDAAKVVASTNVEVQKMPMKIETFTATFDDLTNNNGVLGLLWEDVYVGMPFTVPTEKLVMASIDEVMKGEPNASAFYDAAVYYKTADKDINQALTWVDKAIEMTKEDPKFWMLRQQSLIHAKAGKTATAIAAAKQSLELAEKVGNEGYVKMNKASLEEWGAK
- a CDS encoding DUF2589 domain-containing protein → MKKLQTILKQDHSKKTKKELIELLTGINEIVGDDFGKITGIQLSELSKTKNDDLVAIINSFKENYDVKWEESFGEASTKILKTILAQIEKDENQFSTSNASDADFAAELGSIDFENLIGGPLNACVTAQANASMSTVNFIKEVGFEDDGTLRMVDFSYTKTVPNDDGTGTTTEDISLIVPFVSVLNIPSLRIETCEVDFNVKLNSVYTKDVSSEFGIDADVSGGWGPVKFKVSASYKRSSSTGVKVEKEYTMGVKVVATNDQMPGGLEKVLGILSE
- a CDS encoding S8 family serine peptidase → MKTTNKPKKYIIQLKDDSKSSLTKAAKELSLKITSSSELSSKVRAQDVLDSGNGLFLKNLGLAIVEDYEVEKLHHLTNASSNPIIYWEKERKFKPVTELDLLDEMKININNMSEKIAQLKELIEANNRLNINKNLTWGLNAVGIELSNYTGKGIDIAILDTGFYKDHPDFVGRNISGKSFVPGEKWYLDGHGHGTHCTGTAAGSISLVDNKRYGVAHEANIVIGKVLSDSGSGSTSGIIDAIDNSLEKGHNIISMSLGSSVKIGEKPSPIFEQVGRKALEKNTLIIAAAGNDSNRPSLPKPVSSPANAESIMAVAALDEALKVANFSNGGINASNGGRVDISAPGVDIFSSYSKNGSQNKLYTTMSGTSMATPHVAGIAALYWEAFPNLSAEGIWLKLEKRAKQLSNQLYRDIGQGIIQTI